Below is a window of Terriglobia bacterium DNA.
GATCACGAACGTGTTCTTCAACAAGATGGCGGAGGGCCTGCTCAGCCAGGCCATCCAGCAGTTGACCGGTTCGCCTCTCGGATACACGAACGCCCCGTTGCACTACCTGCTCGGCGACAACGCCAGCGTCGGGAACTGGGGAGCGGCCCTGGGGCACGCGGCGGGAAGCAAGATCGACGAGCTGCTCGGGGACGCTCCGCCGGCCGCCACGAGCCAGATGCTGGCCTCGCCTCCGGGGACGCCTCCGGCCGGGACGCCCGCGACGAACGGCATCGTGAACGACCCGGGGGTGGAGGAGCTATGAGGGCCTCTTCGCCCACCGAGCAGGTCATGCAGCTCTCGGGGGAGGACGACAAGGGCAGGGCGATCCTCTCCGTCGTCGTGAAGCGGACGTACCGGCTCGCGGCTCGCCGTGAGGGCAGGACGGCCGAATGCGTCCTGGCCGAAGAGCAGCTTCCGCTCCACACGCTGATGGTGGACGAAGCGGATCCCGAGATCGTGTTGCAGGACGCGGACATCTATCCGTGGAAACCGGTGAGCGACGTCGTCGTGCGCGGGCATGCCTACCCGCCGGAAGAACGGGCCGAGTTCACGGCCTCGGTGTCGGTCGGCGCGGTGACCAAGAGCCTCGCGATCGTCGGCGATCGGAGGTGCGCGGTGTCGGCCAGCGGCCGGGTCGTCTTCAGCGAGCCCACACCCTTCGAGAAGCTGCCGCTTCGATACGACCGCGCGTACGGTGGCGTCGACAGGGCCGCCGAGGCGAAACTCGGCAATCCCTACGCGACCCTGATTCCCTATCTCTCCCCCCACCTGCAGGGATCGAGGCACAGCCCTTTTCGTTACCCGCGCAACGGCGTCGGCAGGGGGTACGTCATCGAGGCCACACCGGAGGCCCTCGAGGCGCTGGCCCTGCCGAACATCGAGGACCCGGCCGACCGGCTCTCGCCCAGCCGGCTGGCCGTCGGCTCGACCCGACGTTGGCCCCAGATGCCGCTCCCCTGGGGAACCGATTGGCTGAGCCTCGCCAGCTTTCCGCGCATCGGCTTCCTGGGCGGGACCCCGAGCTACGAGCCGTTCGAGGGCGACTTCCCCGAGGTCCGCCGCGGCTACATGCCCTCGGGGTATCCGCGCAGAGGAACGCCGCAGGAGATGTGGCACGCGCGCGCCTGCAACGCGGGATCCCTCGGCCTGCAGCTGGGGCCGTTCACGCCGGAGAACGTCGGAAACGTCGACTTCGGCCTCGTGAACCTCCATCCGCGGGAGCCGATCCTCTTGTTCCGCCTGCCCAAGGGCGGTCCTCAGATCTCGGTCGACCGCCGCGACGGGAAGCTCGCGCCGACGAAGCCGGTGCTGCACCACGTCGTCATCGAGCCGGATGTCGACCGGGTGTCCGTCGTCTGGCGCGGCTCGGCGCCCGCCTTGCGCCGTTACCTGCTCGAAGAGCTGCTCGCGATGCCGCTTCTCGTCGCATGGTGAGCGGCCTGACCCAGGTGGCCCGATGAACCAACCCTTCGTGCTCGTAAGCAACGCGGCCAGGGAGAGCCGGATCCTGCTCCTGGTGATCGTCTGGGTGTTTGTCGTGTTGCCGGTCGTCGGGCTCATCTGCTGGCGTGTGGCGACCGCGTTCGGGCTCACGGCGGCGAGCATCGCGGGAGGCGGACTGGCCGTCACGCTGATCGTCGTGATGGTGCTCTCGTTCCCGCGCAAGGAGCGCTACACGCTGACGGTCGAGCCCGAGGCGGTCCGTTTGGTCGACGGCAAGGGGAAGCTCCTCGAGACCCTGGCCCCTCGGGCCCTCGAGCTGGAGATCGCCTGTCACGAGTACGTGGGACGGGGCACGATGCGCATCCCGGTCGTCGTGCTGCGGGGCAAGACTCACGAGCTCACGATCGGCGCCAACTCCCTCGAAGAGCCGCCCACCACCGCCCGCCGGGTGCCGGCACCGCGCTTCCTGGTCGAGCGCGCGGAGCTGCCTCGACTCATCGCCGCGGTCAAGGCCGCGCAGGGATCGGCCATGGAGCGTCCCTGACCTTTCACGGGAGTGGAATCGACACGCCGAGGCTCGCGAACGCTCCCGTTCCCGTCGGGCGTCCGGGCCAGTGTCCGGCGGTCTTCACCCCGGCCTCGGCGAAGACGCCCCGCATCCTGCCGCCAAGGGCGGTAAAGCGCGCGCGCACGCCGCCGCCGACGCCGCTCGTTGGCTGTCGCCAAGCCTCGATCTCGCCCCCGATCTTCAGGCCGTCGAGCGCGAGCAGCCGATCTGTCGCCGCCCCGGCGGCGACGATGCGGCCGCGGGGGCCGGCTCCCGCTCGAGCGACGAGCGAGGACCACGCCGCGTCGACGGGAGGGACGCCGCGGGCGGGACCGAGGACGATCTCGAGCGAGGCGACTTCACCGTCGGGCAGCCAGTCCGCTGAGAGGAGCGGGAGGAGGGCGCGGCCGCGAAAGGAGGGGAGGGGAACGCGCGGGAAAGCGTCGCCGTCCAGCACCGCGCGTCCCGCCGTCCAAAGCGACAGCCACAGGCCGGGATCCAGCACGCTCCAGACGGCCTGGCGGCGCAGCCGGCGATAGTTGTCGCGGACGGGCTGCGAGGAGCCGCCGGGGGCGATGCCGGGGTCGCCGGTGTCGCGCTCGATTAGGCGCCCGAGGTAGTTCGCGACGTCGCCTCCGCCCGCCCACTCTCCGTAGAACCCGGCGGGATCGCGTGCGGGATCCGGCGTCGTCCGCACGACGTACGCGTAATCCACCCAGCGGTTGGCGGCCACGAGGAGAAGCTCGAGGGACGACATTGGCCGGCCCGCGACGAGGTCTCTCTCCGCGAGGGTCGCCGTCCGGCTGTTCGACTCCGTGCCGCCGGCGTAGATCCGGAGGACGTCGTCGATGGCGAGACCGCCGGTCGAGAAGGAGGCGTACGAGTCGCGCCCGCCCCAGGGCGAGCCCATGTGGAAGCCCGCGCGCGCGCCGACCTCGCGTGCACGCCCACCGTGGCCGAAGGCCTCGTGCTCCAGGACGCCGAGCCACCATGCGACCGGCAGGTCGAAGAGGACCGTTCTCACCGATCGGGCGGCGACGCCCGGAAATCGGCGGCCCTCGAGAGGACGGAAAGCGTCCGTCTCGAGCCTCGCGATGAGGGCGGCGAAAGTACGGGTGGCGTCGGCCCCGGTCTCGATGGAGACGTAGGGATCGGCGGAGAGCCGGGCGTCGCTCGCGGCTTCCGCGGACGTTCCGCGTTGCGCGGCGGCGAGGAGCGCGATGGCGAGCGCCGCCGGCGCGAGCTTCATCCCGCCAGCGCCGCCGTTCCGATCAGATCGACGACACGTTCGCGATAGGGATCGGCCAGGCTTCGAGCCGCCTCGACATCGATCAGCTCTTCGAAGATCGGGACGCCCGACAGCCGGGTGGCGCTCAGCACGACGCTGTCCGCCGGCCGGAACGTCGGGATCGGGGAGGTCAGCTTGACCAGGGGGAGCTTCCCGGTCTCGGGAAGCTCGACGATCGAGACCTTGAGCCTGATCGCGTCCAGCAGCCGGATCAGCGCAGGATTGCGGTCGAACACCTGCTTGATGACCAGCGCGTTGATCGCGAACTGCTTGAGGTCGGCGTCGCTCCGACCGGCACCTCCGGCGAGCATCTGGCGGGCCTGGGACAGGCTGACCGGCGCCGCGTGCATCAGCACCCAGGACAGGGGAGACTTGACCGTCACCGGGCGGCTCGCGTCGCTCCCCTCGGGCCGATACGCGTACTCCCAGACGTAGAGCGCGAGGTCGGTCGCGATCGGATCGATCGGGGAATCGAGGCGGCCGGTGAGCTTGAACGGCGCGCCGGCGACCTCGCGAAAGGCGGCCTGAAGCTCCGAGAACGCCTTGTCGGCGTCCTTGACCTCCTCGTGCACGGGGGACTTGAGATGGCCCCCGAGGAGCTTGCGCGGCAGCAGGAGAGGGCGCAGGCACCCGAGCCGCTCCTCGGCCTCCCTCAGGATCCACGCGGACACCTCCTGGGTGGCGGCCCGCAGGATCATCATCCGCTCCAGCGTGATCTCGAGTCCGTGCTTCGGTTCGGCCGACATGGGGTGCCTCCGGTGTCAGATCTGAAGGGGCCAGCGCAGCTCCACCTCGCCGGCCCCCGGCAACGATTGCGATCCGGGCCAGCGGACCTTGAGGTAGAGGTCGGATGTGGACGGGTCCTGCTCGTTGGGGAGCACGGCGACCTTGACCGCGTCGGGCTCGGGACGCCCCGCCGAGCCGAGGAGCGAGCGCAGCGCGCGGTCGTAGCCGGAGGCGATCTGATCGGCGTTGCGCCCCGGCACGAGCAAACCCTCGACCGCCATGGCGTAGTTCAGGAGCCGCCCCACGAACATCTGGAACGGCAGCGTGGACTGGAGCTTGGCGCGAGCCCGGTCGACGGGATCCTGATAGTGCTGGGGGGCGTGAACGGAGGGGGCGAAGCGCAGGAAGGCGCGGTCGGAGTCGAGGGGTGACGTGATCGCCATCACCCCGTTGGCCGTGAGATCCCGCTCGACGTCGTCGGAGAGCGAGGTCTCGAGCGGGAAGGAAACGGCCTCGCCTCCGGGCCGGTCGTAGAGGCGCACCGGCAGGTCGTCGACCGTGCCCGAGGCCCGCTGCCCCATCATGTCCGTGCACCAACCGATCCTGCCGAAGGATCGCACCGCGAGCACGGCCACCGCCCAGACCGCGCTGCCCCAGACTCTGGGCTCGTCCGCGCCGCCTTCCAGGCGCTCACGATAACCGAACGCCCGGTCGCCCCACTCGCCCGGCGCGTACGCCGGCCGCAGCAGGATCCGGTTGAACGCGGCGCCGAGCCACCGGGAAGCGCCCGCCTCGCGGAGCCCCCGCCACTTCGTGTACTCGGGCGACCCGAAGCGGTCCTTGAGGCCCGGCATCCGCGCGAGGTCGCCGGCCTTCGACAGCCCGAGGAACCCGACGCCGACGCCAGTGATGACCGGGGCGGACAGGGCGGCGCCTCGTTGCGCGAGCCCCTCCAGGATCTCGATGTCCGCAGGCGTGCGGTCGAACTCGAGGTCGACCACGACGAAGGAGACCGGTTCCGAGGAGATCCCTTGGGACTCCGGGACGACCACGAGATCGTCGAAAGCGGAGAGGATCTGCTCCCGTCCGCAGGCGATCACGTCGATCCGAATCGATTTGTCGAAGTCGGTCCGATCGATCAGGAGCTTGAGGCCGCGCCAGACCGCCTCGAGACGCCGGATCTCCGGGTGGTGCAACAAGGCATCCACCTGCGCCGACAGCGCCGCATCGATCTCCCGGATCGCGCCCTCGACGGCGCGCGGGTCGGCGTGATCCGAGCCGCGAGACGATCGAGCCAGGTCGCGCACCAGGGCATCGAGCCGATCCAGATCGGCCCCGCGCCCCGACGGCTCGCCCTCGGGCAGGGCCACCTTCTCGAGGAGCGCGTCGAGACCGCCTTCCTGCACGCGAGCCGGGGCCTGCGGAGCGGCTGCCGGCTCCGCCTCGAGCAGCGCCGACCTCACCCGCTCCAGTACGGCGGAGCGGCTCTCGAGCGAGCCGGCGAGGCTTCGCACGTCGTCCAGCCGGAGCCTCGCCGATTTCAATTCCCCGAGAGCCGCGCGCAGCCGGAGCAGGTCGTGCGCGGCA
It encodes the following:
- a CDS encoding DUF2169 domain-containing protein, encoding MRASSPTEQVMQLSGEDDKGRAILSVVVKRTYRLAARREGRTAECVLAEEQLPLHTLMVDEADPEIVLQDADIYPWKPVSDVVVRGHAYPPEERAEFTASVSVGAVTKSLAIVGDRRCAVSASGRVVFSEPTPFEKLPLRYDRAYGGVDRAAEAKLGNPYATLIPYLSPHLQGSRHSPFRYPRNGVGRGYVIEATPEALEALALPNIEDPADRLSPSRLAVGSTRRWPQMPLPWGTDWLSLASFPRIGFLGGTPSYEPFEGDFPEVRRGYMPSGYPRRGTPQEMWHARACNAGSLGLQLGPFTPENVGNVDFGLVNLHPREPILLFRLPKGGPQISVDRRDGKLAPTKPVLHHVVIEPDVDRVSVVWRGSAPALRRYLLEELLAMPLLVAW
- a CDS encoding type VI secretion system contractile sheath large subunit — its product is MNQDHGKGGVKHVEAGFGASGESLPDMPLKVVVFAELTPRDPRTGQSTERRRRVPVDRGSFDEVLKGFDLHALVDVPDRLGSAAEPRIVDVAIGDLKAFRPEALAEAIPAAHDLLRLRAALGELKSARLRLDDVRSLAGSLESRSAVLERVRSALLEAEPAAAPQAPARVQEGGLDALLEKVALPEGEPSGRGADLDRLDALVRDLARSSRGSDHADPRAVEGAIREIDAALSAQVDALLHHPEIRRLEAVWRGLKLLIDRTDFDKSIRIDVIACGREQILSAFDDLVVVPESQGISSEPVSFVVVDLEFDRTPADIEILEGLAQRGAALSAPVITGVGVGFLGLSKAGDLARMPGLKDRFGSPEYTKWRGLREAGASRWLGAAFNRILLRPAYAPGEWGDRAFGYRERLEGGADEPRVWGSAVWAVAVLAVRSFGRIGWCTDMMGQRASGTVDDLPVRLYDRPGGEAVSFPLETSLSDDVERDLTANGVMAITSPLDSDRAFLRFAPSVHAPQHYQDPVDRARAKLQSTLPFQMFVGRLLNYAMAVEGLLVPGRNADQIASGYDRALRSLLGSAGRPEPDAVKVAVLPNEQDPSTSDLYLKVRWPGSQSLPGAGEVELRWPLQI